In Nonomuraea sp. NBC_00507, the following are encoded in one genomic region:
- a CDS encoding APC family permease — protein MSAIEQFGYRQELNRSLGFADLMIYGLIFMVPIAPFGIFGNVFAASHGMVALAYVIGLVAMAFTALSYAQMARAFPMAGSVYTYAGRGIGAPVGFIAGWAILLDYVLVPSLLYLVASVAMNSFVPVIPVWAWLVAFVVLNTVVNYLGIQMTARITRIMLVAELAVLAIFLVVGVVALAQGKAQTGFLTPIFDSSGFAWSVVLAAASVAVLSFLGFDGISTLAEENREDAQRLGRSMVAALGLAAVLFVVQTWVAALLTPNRDNLITNGDPAGSAFYDTAAFAGGAWLSVLTAVATAVAWGFANSLVAQAATSRLLFAMGRDRQLPSFLGRVDPKHKVPVNATLVVAAISLILGIYMSTRANGIGELASLVNFGAMTAFLLLHISVVVYYVVKRGSRNWLAHLVAPVIGFIVLVAVVVNQNVHAQWVGGIWLAVGLVVLGITYVTGRRPVLPKEVQ, from the coding sequence ATGAGCGCAATTGAGCAGTTCGGCTACCGCCAGGAGCTCAACCGTTCCTTAGGCTTCGCCGATCTGATGATCTATGGCTTGATCTTCATGGTGCCGATCGCGCCGTTCGGCATCTTCGGAAACGTCTTCGCCGCCTCCCACGGGATGGTGGCGCTGGCGTACGTCATCGGGCTCGTCGCCATGGCGTTCACGGCGCTGTCGTACGCGCAGATGGCGCGCGCCTTCCCCATGGCCGGCTCGGTCTACACCTACGCCGGGCGCGGCATCGGCGCGCCGGTCGGGTTCATCGCGGGATGGGCGATCCTGCTCGACTACGTGCTCGTGCCGTCGCTGCTCTACCTGGTGGCCAGCGTGGCCATGAACTCGTTCGTGCCCGTGATCCCCGTCTGGGCGTGGCTGGTCGCCTTCGTCGTGCTCAACACGGTCGTGAACTACCTCGGCATCCAGATGACGGCCAGGATCACCCGGATCATGCTGGTGGCCGAGCTGGCGGTGCTGGCGATCTTCCTGGTGGTCGGCGTCGTCGCGCTGGCCCAGGGCAAGGCGCAGACCGGCTTCCTCACGCCGATCTTCGACTCCTCCGGGTTCGCGTGGAGCGTGGTGCTGGCCGCCGCGTCGGTGGCCGTGCTGTCGTTCCTCGGCTTCGACGGCATCTCGACCCTGGCGGAGGAGAACCGCGAGGACGCGCAGCGGCTCGGCCGGTCCATGGTGGCCGCGCTGGGCCTGGCCGCGGTGTTGTTCGTGGTGCAGACCTGGGTGGCGGCGCTGCTGACGCCGAACAGGGACAACCTGATCACGAACGGCGACCCGGCCGGCAGCGCCTTCTACGACACCGCCGCGTTCGCCGGCGGGGCCTGGCTGTCGGTGCTGACCGCCGTGGCCACGGCGGTCGCGTGGGGCTTCGCCAACTCGCTGGTCGCCCAGGCGGCCACGTCGCGGCTGCTGTTCGCGATGGGCCGGGACCGGCAGCTGCCCTCGTTCCTCGGCAGGGTGGACCCCAAGCACAAGGTGCCGGTCAACGCGACGCTCGTCGTGGCGGCGATCTCGCTGATCCTCGGCATCTACATGAGCACCAGGGCGAACGGCATCGGCGAGCTGGCCTCGCTGGTCAACTTCGGCGCCATGACCGCGTTCCTGCTGCTGCACATCTCCGTCGTCGTGTACTACGTCGTCAAGCGCGGCAGCCGCAACTGGCTCGCGCACCTGGTCGCGCCGGTGATCGGCTTCATCGTGCTGGTGGCCGTCGTGGTCAACCAGAACGTGCACGCCCAGTGGGTCGGCGGCATCTGGCTCGCCGTCGGCCTGGTCGTCCTCGGCATCACCTACGTCACGGGCCGCCGGCCTGTGCTTCCCAAGGAGGTCCAGTGA
- a CDS encoding NAD-dependent epimerase/dehydratase family protein — translation MGKHVVVGSGQVGTHLATKLLDQGHEVTVVTRSGSGPEGAVKVAADVADKNRMIEITRGADVLYNAVNPKYHRWLTDWPPMAASFLAAAEASGAVYVMLGNLYPYGPVSVPMTEDLPLASTNPKFRVRAKMWADALAAHEAGRIRATEVRGSDYFGPGATDQSYLGDRFLVPLRAGKTIQLVWPADIPHSFTYLPDVADALIVAGGDERAWGKPWHVPTAEPVTFREIGERMAALLGRPAPRMVQLPWPVVRAVGLFSPMIGELGHVRYQFTKPFVLDSSAFQRTFGVAPTPINQALKATLDG, via the coding sequence ATGGGTAAGCACGTCGTGGTGGGTTCCGGCCAGGTCGGCACGCACCTGGCCACCAAGCTCCTCGACCAAGGACACGAGGTCACCGTGGTGACCCGCTCGGGCAGCGGACCCGAAGGGGCGGTCAAGGTGGCCGCGGATGTGGCCGACAAGAACAGGATGATCGAGATCACCCGGGGGGCGGACGTCCTCTACAACGCCGTCAACCCGAAGTATCACCGCTGGCTCACCGACTGGCCGCCGATGGCCGCGTCCTTCCTGGCCGCCGCCGAGGCGAGCGGCGCCGTGTACGTGATGCTCGGCAACCTCTACCCGTACGGGCCCGTCTCGGTCCCGATGACCGAGGACCTGCCGCTCGCCTCGACCAACCCCAAGTTCCGGGTGCGTGCGAAGATGTGGGCCGACGCGCTGGCCGCCCACGAGGCCGGCCGGATCAGGGCGACCGAGGTGCGCGGCTCCGACTACTTCGGCCCGGGCGCCACCGACCAGTCCTACCTGGGTGACCGGTTCCTCGTCCCGCTCCGGGCGGGCAAGACGATCCAGCTCGTCTGGCCTGCTGACATCCCGCACAGCTTCACGTACCTGCCCGACGTGGCCGACGCCCTGATCGTGGCGGGCGGGGACGAGCGGGCCTGGGGCAAGCCCTGGCACGTGCCGACCGCCGAGCCGGTGACCTTCCGCGAGATCGGGGAGCGGATGGCCGCCCTGCTCGGACGCCCCGCGCCCCGGATGGTTCAGCTGCCGTGGCCCGTGGTGCGGGCGGTCGGCCTCTTCTCGCCCATGATCGGCGAGCTCGGGCACGTCCGCTACCAGTTCACCAAGCCGTTCGTGCTCGACTCGTCGGCTTTCCAGCGCACGTTCGGCGTGGCGCCTACTCCGATCAACCAGGCGCTCAAGGCTACGCTCGACGGGTGA
- a CDS encoding YrdB family protein, with translation MFDLAKHANAALMFLLELGVLVSVGYWGFSVSPNWVIKLLAGLGGLALFIAAWALFGAGGGANATFPLTGLARAALEILWFGGGALALYASGLTASAAVFSALFVLNAVLRIVWKQV, from the coding sequence ATGTTCGACCTCGCCAAGCACGCCAACGCGGCCCTGATGTTCCTCTTGGAGCTAGGCGTGCTGGTCTCCGTGGGCTACTGGGGGTTCAGCGTCAGCCCTAACTGGGTCATCAAGCTCCTGGCCGGGCTCGGCGGGCTGGCCCTGTTCATCGCCGCATGGGCGCTGTTCGGGGCCGGCGGCGGCGCGAACGCCACGTTCCCGCTCACCGGCCTGGCCCGCGCCGCCCTGGAGATCCTCTGGTTCGGCGGCGGCGCCCTGGCGCTCTACGCCTCCGGCCTGACGGCCTCCGCGGCCGTCTTCTCTGCTCTCTTCGTCCTCAACGCGGTCCTCCGCATCGTCTGGAAGCAGGTCTGA
- a CDS encoding trypsin-like serine peptidase, whose product MLRLVLSLVLLDPTAVIAEVSQRNIPVPQVLTPNGDRLGYAPVPRPYTGARRLTGLLVGRDPVTRRDVVCGGTVIGSRSRSLVLTAAHCLHHRGRRLKQLAFIPGYDRGRPRLGVWRVARTWVPAKWRKEPFSAELLPYDVGLVGVMAQRRPLEDVTGSGLRTMPTARGTALRGLELLGYPAGKGYRGLRLHRCLGDAVEGVSDGRGLMITHNCHAAAGGSGGPVLYGGAIAGVVSSSSPLRDAKGYTVLTRLGGRPFERMLAKADRAMQVKRPD is encoded by the coding sequence GTGCTCAGGCTGGTGCTTTCCCTGGTCCTGCTCGATCCAACCGCCGTCATCGCCGAGGTGTCGCAACGTAACATCCCCGTCCCCCAAGTTCTGACCCCGAACGGGGATCGTCTGGGTTACGCCCCGGTCCCGCGCCCCTATACGGGGGCGCGGCGGCTCACGGGGCTGCTGGTCGGCCGAGATCCCGTCACGCGGCGGGACGTGGTGTGCGGAGGCACGGTGATCGGGTCGCGCAGCCGCAGCCTGGTGCTGACGGCGGCGCACTGCCTTCATCACCGGGGCCGGCGGCTGAAGCAGCTCGCCTTCATACCGGGCTACGACCGAGGCCGCCCGCGGCTGGGGGTATGGCGGGTCGCGCGCACGTGGGTGCCGGCCAAGTGGCGGAAGGAGCCGTTCTCGGCCGAGTTGCTGCCGTACGACGTCGGTCTGGTCGGGGTGATGGCACAGCGGCGCCCGCTGGAGGACGTGACCGGGAGCGGGCTGCGGACGATGCCGACCGCCAGGGGGACCGCGCTGCGCGGGCTCGAGCTGCTCGGCTACCCGGCGGGCAAGGGCTATCGGGGGTTGCGGCTGCACCGGTGCCTGGGCGACGCGGTCGAGGGCGTCTCGGACGGCCGCGGCCTGATGATCACGCATAACTGCCACGCCGCCGCGGGCGGCAGCGGCGGTCCCGTGTTGTACGGCGGCGCGATCGCGGGCGTCGTGTCGTCGTCCAGCCCGTTGCGTGACGCGAAGGGCTATACCGTGCTGACCAGGTTGGGCGGCCGGCCCTTCGAGCGCATGCTCGCCAAGGCCGACCGGGCGATGCAGGTCAAGCGGCCTGACTGA
- a CDS encoding alkaline phosphatase D family protein, which produces MPALVVGPMLRHVDANSASIWVESAEPCTVTVEAGGRAYRSPTFTVHGHHYAIVDLVELSQDIPSYSVSLGGEQVWPPAGRPPSRIRLLPPEGARRLAFGSCRTSVPHDVAHVRTHGEDVLRSYGRHLAGSGDEEWPDLLLLLGDQVYADNPSPETLAYVRARRSTSGITGPQGEIADFEEYAELYRQAWTDPEIRWLLSTVPTAMIFDDHDLRDDWNTSQPWREEMARTSWWRRRVVAGLGAYWVYQHLGNLSPAERAADPLLRTLLDLQGRDGADALDAFAEKADAEPSSNRWSYARDLGPARLIMVDTRCARQLTPGARRMLDPAEQAWLEEQVAAPAERLIIGSSIPFLLPEGVHGVQNWNEALSDGAWGPVVRRWSERFRQAFDLEHWAAFRRSFDDLSRLFIGLGKPVVILSGDVHYSYLAKARLGPVYQVVCSPIRNPLSRLLRWANVVTQFSIATLVGSLLARLARIPRPPFRWRITKGPWFQNAVATLTLPDQVTWYESRDEVLRPIDSVRLE; this is translated from the coding sequence ATGCCCGCACTCGTCGTGGGGCCGATGCTGCGACACGTCGATGCCAACAGCGCCTCGATCTGGGTGGAGTCCGCCGAACCCTGCACGGTCACCGTCGAAGCGGGTGGCAGGGCTTACCGGTCGCCTACCTTCACCGTGCACGGACACCACTACGCGATCGTGGATCTCGTAGAGCTCTCCCAGGATATCCCCTCCTATTCGGTCAGCCTCGGCGGGGAGCAGGTATGGCCTCCGGCGGGTCGCCCGCCCAGCAGGATCCGGCTCCTGCCGCCGGAGGGGGCGCGCCGGCTGGCGTTCGGGTCGTGCCGCACCAGCGTGCCCCACGACGTGGCGCACGTCCGCACCCATGGCGAGGACGTCCTGCGCTCCTACGGCCGCCACCTGGCGGGCTCCGGCGACGAGGAGTGGCCCGACCTGCTGCTGCTCCTGGGCGACCAGGTCTACGCCGACAATCCCTCGCCCGAGACGCTGGCCTACGTCCGCGCGCGCCGGAGCACGAGTGGCATAACGGGGCCCCAGGGGGAGATCGCCGACTTCGAGGAATACGCCGAGCTCTACCGCCAGGCGTGGACCGACCCCGAGATCCGCTGGCTGCTGTCCACCGTGCCGACCGCGATGATCTTCGACGACCACGACCTGCGCGACGACTGGAACACCTCGCAACCCTGGCGCGAGGAGATGGCCAGGACCAGCTGGTGGCGCCGCCGGGTGGTCGCCGGGCTCGGCGCGTACTGGGTCTACCAGCACCTCGGCAACCTCTCACCGGCCGAGCGCGCGGCCGACCCGCTGCTGCGCACGCTGCTGGATCTCCAAGGCCGCGACGGCGCCGACGCGCTCGACGCCTTCGCCGAGAAGGCCGACGCCGAGCCATCGAGCAACCGCTGGAGCTACGCCCGCGACCTCGGGCCCGCCCGCCTGATCATGGTCGACACCCGGTGCGCCAGGCAGCTCACGCCCGGCGCGCGCCGCATGCTCGACCCGGCGGAGCAGGCTTGGCTCGAGGAGCAGGTCGCCGCCCCGGCCGAGCGCCTGATCATCGGCTCGTCGATCCCGTTCCTGCTGCCTGAGGGCGTGCACGGGGTGCAAAACTGGAACGAGGCCCTGAGCGACGGCGCGTGGGGTCCGGTGGTGCGGCGGTGGTCGGAGAGGTTCCGGCAGGCCTTCGACCTGGAGCACTGGGCGGCGTTCCGGCGCTCGTTCGACGACCTGTCGAGGCTGTTCATCGGGCTCGGCAAGCCGGTGGTGATCCTCTCCGGCGACGTCCACTACTCCTACCTGGCCAAGGCCCGCCTCGGCCCGGTCTACCAAGTGGTCTGCTCGCCGATCCGCAACCCGCTCAGCCGCCTGCTGCGCTGGGCCAACGTGGTCACCCAGTTCTCCATCGCCACGCTGGTGGGCAGCCTGCTGGCGCGCCTCGCGCGCATTCCGCGGCCGCCGTTCCGCTGGCGGATCACCAAGGGCCCGTGGTTCCAGAACGCCGTCGCGACCCTCACCCTGCCCGATCAGGTGACCTGGTACGAGTCGCGCGACGAGGTGCTCAGGCCGATCGATTCTGTACGGCTCGAGTGA
- a CDS encoding class I SAM-dependent methyltransferase, translating into MDEDHYSLAVPFYDLWHEDGHVPMIRELLPPLLKGVRRSVMEIGAGTGLITRVILRETPAEVYAVEPSFGMRSVLLNRLAEDPDALSRVTVLSCGALKAEADEPVEAIVMISVLHSFDAEQRAELWRVLRTQLEPGGLLLFNWRERATPVPGEPEVVGSYRVGRHTYEIAGQVLAVTGETAKTRYFYRVKQRGVVISEDVVVSESHWPARERLVAELEAAGFTRDGAPDGLEAWRLTK; encoded by the coding sequence ATGGATGAAGACCACTACTCGCTGGCCGTGCCCTTCTACGACCTGTGGCATGAGGACGGGCACGTCCCGATGATCCGCGAGCTGCTGCCACCCCTGCTGAAGGGCGTGCGGCGGAGCGTCATGGAGATCGGCGCGGGCACCGGCCTGATCACCCGGGTGATCCTCCGGGAGACGCCCGCGGAGGTCTACGCCGTCGAGCCGTCGTTCGGCATGCGCTCCGTCCTGCTCAACCGGCTGGCCGAGGACCCCGATGCGCTGAGCCGGGTGACCGTGCTGTCGTGCGGCGCGCTGAAGGCGGAGGCCGACGAGCCCGTCGAGGCCATCGTGATGATCTCGGTGCTGCACAGCTTCGACGCCGAGCAGCGGGCGGAGCTGTGGCGGGTGCTGCGCACGCAGCTGGAGCCGGGCGGGCTGTTGCTGTTCAACTGGCGCGAGCGGGCCACCCCCGTGCCGGGCGAGCCGGAGGTCGTCGGTTCCTACCGGGTCGGCAGGCACACGTACGAGATCGCGGGTCAGGTGCTCGCGGTCACCGGCGAGACGGCCAAGACCCGCTACTTCTACCGCGTGAAGCAGCGCGGCGTGGTGATCAGCGAGGACGTGGTGGTCTCCGAGAGCCACTGGCCGGCACGGGAGCGACTGGTCGCCGAGCTGGAGGCGGCGGGCTTCACCCGGGACGGCGCTCCCGACGGCTTGGAAGCCTGGCGGCTCACGAAATAG
- a CDS encoding Glu/Leu/Phe/Val family dehydrogenase, whose product MSIMVPSKTPALITPGRQALDSALYQLDQAAEHLGLDDGLRTVLATPRRSLTVSVPVRREDGRLSVVQGFRVQHNVSRGPAKGGIRFHPGTDIHEVTALAMWMTWKCALVGIPYGGAKGGVAVDPTGLTTRELERLTRRYVNEILPLIGPEKDIPAPDVGTDEQTMAWIMDTYSVSAGYSVPGVVTGKPTTLGGSLGRSGATSRGVQIATLAALGRSPEGASVAVQGFGKVGALAAQYLADAGCKVVAVSDITGAVYASAGLDIAGLRTWAAETGGVSGYRHADALPLDDLLELDVDVLVPAALEGAITEANAPRVRARLIVEGANGPTTPEADEILAANGATVVPDILANAGGVIVSYLEWVQNMQAYSWSSGEVEVKLRDLMESAFSEVKSMAAARGLTLRQAAHVIGVGRVAEAHQMRGLYP is encoded by the coding sequence ATGAGCATCATGGTGCCGTCAAAGACGCCGGCGCTGATCACTCCGGGCCGCCAGGCCCTCGACTCCGCTCTCTACCAGCTCGACCAGGCGGCCGAGCACCTCGGGCTCGACGACGGGCTCCGCACGGTGCTGGCCACGCCCCGCCGCTCGCTGACCGTCTCGGTCCCGGTGCGGCGCGAGGACGGACGGCTCAGCGTCGTCCAGGGCTTCCGCGTCCAGCACAATGTCTCGCGCGGCCCCGCCAAGGGCGGCATCCGGTTTCATCCCGGCACGGACATCCACGAGGTCACCGCGCTCGCGATGTGGATGACGTGGAAGTGCGCTCTGGTCGGCATCCCGTACGGCGGCGCCAAAGGCGGCGTGGCCGTGGACCCGACCGGGCTCACCACCCGCGAGCTCGAACGCCTGACCCGCCGCTACGTCAACGAGATCCTGCCGCTGATCGGCCCGGAGAAGGACATCCCGGCTCCCGACGTCGGCACCGACGAGCAGACCATGGCCTGGATCATGGACACCTACAGCGTCAGCGCGGGCTACTCGGTGCCCGGTGTGGTCACCGGCAAGCCGACGACGCTGGGCGGCTCGCTCGGGCGCTCCGGCGCGACCTCGCGCGGCGTGCAGATCGCCACGCTGGCCGCGCTCGGCCGCTCGCCCGAGGGCGCGAGCGTGGCCGTGCAGGGCTTCGGCAAGGTGGGCGCGCTGGCCGCGCAGTACCTCGCCGACGCCGGCTGCAAGGTGGTGGCGGTCTCCGACATCACCGGCGCCGTCTACGCGAGCGCGGGGCTGGACATCGCCGGCCTGCGCACGTGGGCGGCCGAGACCGGCGGCGTGTCCGGCTACCGCCACGCCGACGCCCTGCCTCTCGACGACCTGCTGGAACTGGACGTGGACGTCCTGGTCCCGGCGGCGCTCGAGGGCGCGATCACTGAGGCGAACGCGCCACGCGTGCGCGCCCGCCTGATCGTGGAGGGCGCCAACGGCCCCACCACGCCGGAGGCCGACGAGATCCTGGCCGCGAACGGGGCCACGGTCGTGCCCGACATCCTCGCCAACGCGGGCGGGGTGATCGTGTCGTACCTGGAGTGGGTGCAGAACATGCAGGCCTACTCCTGGAGCTCCGGGGAGGTCGAGGTCAAGCTGCGCGACCTCATGGAAAGCGCGTTCTCCGAGGTCAAGTCCATGGCCGCGGCCCGCGGGCTGACGCTGAGGCAGGCGGCGCACGTCATCGGCGTGGGTCGCGTCGCCGAGGCCCACCAGATGCGCGGTCTCTACCCGTGA
- the rocD gene encoding ornithine--oxo-acid transaminase produces MTSSAELIELSERRSAHNYHPLPVVIHEANGAWVTDVDGKRYLDCLSGYSSLNFGHGNPKILEAAQEQLQRLTLTSRAFYHDQFARFCAGLGDLTGKDMILPMNTGAEAVETAIKVARKWGYEVKGVEPDLANIIVMENNFHGRTTTIISFSTDPDAHDNFGPYTPGFRIVRYGSIEAIREAVDANTVGVLVEPIQGEAGVLVPPDGYLTDIRELCTAEGILMIADEIQSGLGRTGQTFACDHEGVVPDMYVLGKALGGGVVPVSAVAANRDVLGVIHPGQHGSTFGGNPLACAVGNAVVELLNTGEYQARAAKLGEVLHARLRELVGKGVVEVRVRGLWAGVDISPDLATGREVSKALMKRGVLAKDTQGSTIRLAPPIVVSEEDLIWAIDQLSDALYDIKNQHP; encoded by the coding sequence ATGACCAGCAGCGCAGAGCTGATCGAGCTCAGCGAGCGTCGCAGCGCGCACAACTATCATCCGCTGCCCGTCGTGATCCATGAGGCCAACGGCGCCTGGGTCACCGACGTGGACGGCAAGCGATATCTGGACTGTCTGTCCGGCTATTCGTCGCTCAACTTCGGCCACGGCAATCCGAAGATCCTCGAGGCGGCCCAGGAACAGCTGCAGCGGCTGACCCTGACCAGCCGTGCCTTCTACCACGACCAGTTCGCGCGGTTCTGCGCCGGGCTCGGCGACCTCACGGGCAAGGACATGATCCTGCCCATGAACACCGGTGCCGAGGCCGTCGAGACCGCCATCAAGGTGGCGCGCAAGTGGGGTTACGAGGTCAAAGGCGTGGAGCCGGATCTCGCCAACATCATCGTGATGGAGAACAACTTCCACGGCCGCACCACCACGATCATCAGCTTCTCCACCGATCCCGACGCGCACGACAACTTCGGGCCGTACACGCCGGGCTTCCGGATCGTGCGGTATGGGTCCATCGAGGCGATCAGGGAGGCCGTGGACGCCAACACAGTCGGCGTGCTGGTCGAGCCGATCCAGGGTGAGGCCGGGGTGCTGGTGCCGCCGGACGGCTACCTGACCGACATCCGGGAGCTGTGCACGGCCGAGGGCATCCTGATGATCGCCGACGAGATCCAGTCGGGGCTGGGGCGGACCGGGCAGACGTTTGCGTGTGACCACGAAGGGGTCGTGCCCGACATGTACGTCCTGGGCAAGGCGCTCGGCGGCGGCGTCGTCCCCGTGTCCGCCGTCGCGGCCAACCGGGACGTGCTCGGGGTCATCCACCCGGGACAGCACGGATCCACATTCGGCGGGAACCCGCTGGCGTGTGCGGTCGGCAACGCGGTCGTCGAGCTCCTCAACACCGGCGAGTACCAGGCCAGGGCTGCCAAGCTCGGCGAGGTGCTGCACGCCCGGCTGCGCGAGCTGGTCGGCAAGGGCGTCGTCGAGGTGCGCGTACGGGGGCTGTGGGCCGGCGTGGACATCTCTCCTGATCTCGCCACGGGGCGTGAGGTGTCGAAGGCGCTGATGAAGCGGGGTGTGCTCGCCAAGGACACCCAGGGGTCCACGATCCGGCTCGCGCCGCCGATCGTCGTCTCCGAGGAGGACCTCATCTGGGCGATCGACCAGCTCTCCGATGCCCTCTACGACATCAAAAACCAACACCCATAA
- a CDS encoding acetamidase/formamidase family protein, with protein sequence MNVVSYHPSPEELSYTFGGRPALGKVRPGTILELYTEDCFGGLVRSVDDLPSQVCEFPYLNPVTGPFHVEGAEPGDTLALHFIKITPARDWAVSTTFPHFGALTGTHTTAMLQPPLEERVWRYDIDLGKGVAVYHARNTDFSVELPLDPMHGTVGVAPGANEARMTITPDAHGGNMDTPELRAGVTVYLGVNVEGGMFAIGDGHGLQGHGEVCGTAVESAMNTVVAVELIKGVATPWPRLEDDLHLMSTGSARPLEDAYRISQHDLVTWTSELTGLDTLDAYQLVSQAGQAPVGNVCDTNYTMVAKLPKAYLGRPAVYEDAHARLRTLGSQYTG encoded by the coding sequence GTGAACGTCGTGTCCTACCATCCCTCGCCTGAGGAGCTGAGCTACACCTTCGGGGGGCGCCCGGCCCTGGGCAAGGTACGTCCGGGCACGATCCTGGAGTTGTACACCGAGGACTGCTTCGGCGGCCTGGTGCGGAGCGTGGACGACCTGCCGTCGCAGGTGTGCGAGTTCCCCTACCTCAACCCGGTGACGGGGCCGTTCCACGTCGAGGGCGCCGAGCCCGGCGACACGCTGGCCCTGCACTTCATCAAGATCACTCCGGCCAGGGACTGGGCGGTGTCGACCACGTTCCCCCACTTCGGCGCGCTGACCGGCACCCACACCACGGCCATGCTCCAGCCGCCGCTCGAGGAGCGGGTCTGGCGCTACGACATCGACCTCGGCAAGGGGGTCGCCGTCTACCACGCCCGCAACACCGACTTCAGCGTCGAGCTGCCGCTCGACCCCATGCACGGCACGGTCGGCGTGGCCCCCGGCGCGAACGAGGCCCGCATGACGATCACCCCGGACGCGCACGGCGGCAACATGGACACCCCCGAGCTGCGTGCCGGAGTCACCGTCTACCTGGGGGTCAACGTCGAGGGCGGGATGTTCGCGATCGGCGACGGGCACGGGCTGCAAGGGCACGGCGAGGTGTGCGGCACCGCGGTCGAGTCGGCCATGAACACGGTGGTCGCGGTGGAGCTGATCAAGGGCGTGGCCACGCCGTGGCCGCGGCTGGAGGACGATCTGCACCTGATGTCGACGGGCTCGGCCCGGCCGCTGGAGGACGCGTACCGGATCAGCCAGCACGACCTGGTCACCTGGACGTCGGAGCTGACCGGGCTGGACACGCTCGACGCGTATCAGCTGGTCAGCCAGGCGGGGCAGGCGCCGGTGGGCAACGTGTGCGACACCAACTACACGATGGTGGCCAAGCTGCCGAAGGCCTACCTCGGCAGGCCCGCCGTCTACGAAGACGCGCATGCCCGGCTGCGAACCCTGGGTTCCCAGTACACAGGTTAG
- a CDS encoding Gfo/Idh/MocA family protein, producing the protein MKIAMIGLGDIAEKAYLPVLAAQPALDLHLCTRNSARLDRLGDAYRIARRSASVDEVIKAGVDAAFVHAATDAHPEIVEPLLSAGIHVYVDKPIAYTLGECERLVRLAKAEDRSLMVGFNRRYAPGYVGLAAHPRHLILMEKNRDNHPDEPRRVIFDDFIHVVDTLRFLAPGPISATTIRTRVTNGLIEHMVLELSGDGFTAIGVMNRMSGAAEETCEAMGDGVKRRVVNLGDVIDYRNGERLVRRPDWVPVARQRGIEQICLEFLAAVGEGRRIDANDALRTHELCEQIVSQAA; encoded by the coding sequence GTGAAGATAGCCATGATCGGCCTGGGTGACATCGCGGAGAAGGCCTACCTGCCCGTGCTCGCCGCCCAGCCCGCCCTCGACCTCCACCTCTGCACCCGCAACAGCGCCCGGCTCGACCGGCTCGGCGACGCCTACCGCATCGCCCGCCGGTCGGCGAGCGTGGATGAGGTGATCAAGGCGGGGGTCGACGCGGCGTTCGTGCACGCCGCGACCGACGCGCACCCGGAGATCGTCGAGCCGCTGCTCAGCGCCGGGATCCACGTCTACGTCGACAAGCCGATCGCGTACACGCTGGGGGAGTGCGAGCGCCTCGTACGGCTCGCGAAGGCCGAGGACAGGTCGCTGATGGTCGGCTTCAACCGCCGCTACGCGCCCGGATATGTCGGACTTGCCGCTCATCCTCGACACCTCATCCTCATGGAGAAGAACCGCGACAACCACCCCGACGAGCCCCGTCGGGTGATATTTGATGACTTCATCCATGTGGTGGACACCCTCCGCTTCCTCGCCCCCGGCCCGATCAGCGCCACCACGATCCGGACCCGCGTCACGAACGGCCTGATCGAGCACATGGTCCTGGAGCTGTCGGGCGACGGTTTCACCGCCATCGGCGTCATGAACAGGATGAGCGGCGCCGCCGAAGAGACCTGCGAGGCCATGGGCGACGGCGTCAAGCGCCGCGTGGTCAACCTCGGCGACGTCATCGACTACCGCAACGGCGAGCGGCTCGTCCGGCGGCCCGACTGGGTGCCCGTGGCCAGGCAGCGCGGCATCGAGCAGATCTGCCTGGAGTTCCTCGCCGCCGTCGGCGAGGGCCGCAGGATCGACGCCAACGACGCGCTGCGCACGCACGAGCTGTGCGAGCAGATCGTCAGTCAGGCCGCTTGA